Proteins encoded in a region of the Deltaproteobacteria bacterium genome:
- a CDS encoding M3 family oligoendopeptidase: protein MRESKEVDGAQGEKWNLSDLYSGPEDPLLAEDLKMSWPKAKEFQEIYQGREIATLKAPEFLQALREYESIQETGVKPFLYASLLFAENTQNNQYKALMQQAKEKWNELETQLLFFRLALMRLPEEQLCSFLEYEPLRAYEHALRFLRRFRDFTRSEKEEEIINRKNLTGRSAFTTLFDEFIGSFIFRLTMEGKEEEFTGSEMLAMLYSPDRDLRERALITFLKHHEQNHLVLTSIFNALILDSRVEDEIRGYRGAMHRTHLENEIRPETVELMMKVTEDHYSLAREYFQVKACLLGLPKLKNSDLYAPLPGGKKELSSQEAQFLLVDSFHQFHPRFGEIAQEFFEKRWIDAEIRKGKYGGAFCSGLTPSLHPYLLINFTGHFRDALTLAHEMGHAIHFYLARKQTLLNFDPPLPLAETASVFGEMIMTHALLREEHDIAARQALLGTEIEDIIATVFRQNVLTRFEQEAHERRRDHFLTAEEIGNVWWQANLRLFGETVEMIPEYRWGWSYISHFIHSRFYCYSYVFGELVVLPLFQRYQEEGNSFLPHLIRLLESGGSQSPDDLLAQVGMDINRADFWEKGFKVIRGLIDELKSLGPGDKICVGGDL from the coding sequence ATGAGGGAATCCAAGGAAGTGGATGGAGCGCAAGGCGAAAAATGGAACCTCTCCGACTTATACAGCGGTCCAGAGGATCCATTGCTCGCCGAAGACCTGAAAATGTCTTGGCCTAAAGCGAAGGAGTTTCAGGAAATATACCAGGGGAGGGAAATTGCCACCCTAAAAGCTCCCGAGTTTCTTCAAGCCCTTCGGGAGTATGAATCCATTCAAGAGACAGGGGTTAAACCTTTCCTTTATGCCAGCCTGTTATTCGCAGAAAATACCCAGAACAACCAATACAAAGCCCTGATGCAACAGGCGAAAGAAAAGTGGAATGAATTGGAAACCCAGCTTCTTTTTTTCCGCTTGGCTCTTATGCGGCTTCCCGAGGAACAGCTGTGTTCGTTTTTGGAGTATGAACCGCTTAGGGCTTATGAACATGCCCTCCGCTTTTTACGCCGCTTCCGCGATTTCACCCGGTCGGAAAAAGAAGAAGAAATTATCAACCGGAAGAACCTGACCGGAAGGTCAGCCTTTACCACCCTCTTTGATGAATTCATAGGATCCTTTATCTTCCGCCTTACCATGGAGGGAAAGGAAGAAGAATTTACAGGGAGTGAGATGCTGGCCATGCTTTATTCTCCCGACCGGGATCTTCGGGAAAGAGCGTTGATAACTTTTTTGAAGCACCACGAGCAAAACCACCTTGTTCTTACTTCCATTTTCAATGCCCTTATCCTGGACTCGCGGGTGGAAGACGAAATTCGCGGTTACCGGGGCGCCATGCACCGCACCCACCTGGAAAATGAAATCCGCCCGGAAACCGTGGAATTGATGATGAAAGTGACTGAGGATCATTATTCTCTGGCCCGGGAATATTTCCAGGTTAAAGCATGTCTGCTTGGGCTCCCCAAGTTAAAAAACAGCGATCTATACGCCCCTCTACCCGGAGGGAAAAAAGAATTGAGCTCCCAAGAGGCTCAATTCCTCCTGGTAGATTCTTTCCATCAATTTCACCCCCGGTTTGGGGAAATCGCCCAAGAATTTTTTGAGAAGCGTTGGATTGACGCGGAAATTCGCAAGGGCAAGTACGGGGGAGCTTTCTGCTCCGGCCTCACTCCCTCCTTACATCCTTATCTCCTCATCAATTTTACCGGACACTTCAGGGATGCCCTCACCTTAGCTCACGAGATGGGGCATGCCATCCACTTCTATTTAGCCCGGAAACAAACCCTGCTCAATTTCGACCCTCCCCTCCCCTTGGCTGAGACCGCTTCGGTTTTCGGGGAAATGATCATGACCCATGCCCTCCTTCGGGAAGAGCACGATATAGCGGCCCGCCAAGCCCTTCTGGGCACAGAAATCGAAGACATTATAGCCACGGTTTTTCGCCAGAACGTCTTAACGCGCTTCGAGCAGGAAGCCCATGAACGGCGCCGAGACCATTTTCTGACCGCTGAAGAAATCGGGAATGTGTGGTGGCAGGCCAATCTTCGCCTCTTTGGGGAGACCGTAGAAATGATTCCCGAATACCGCTGGGGTTGGTCCTACATTTCCCATTTTATCCATTCGCGGTTTTATTGTTATAGCTATGTATTCGGAGAACTGGTGGTTCTTCCCTTGTTTCAAAGGTATCAGGAAGAAGGAAATTCTTTTTTACCCCACCTGATCCGGCTTTTGGAGAGCGGAGGCTCTCAGAGTCCTGATGATCTTCTGGCCCAAGTAGGGATGGATATAAATCGGGCCGATTTTTGGGAAAAAGGATTCAAAGTAATTCGCGGTCTGATCGATGAACTGAAAAGCCTTGGGCCTGGGGATAAAATATGTGTCGGTGGAGATCTGTAA
- a CDS encoding C45 family peptidase, with translation MKPRRIIFLIAFLIFGLAFSLGQDILACTLFAAAGSSVQGGGVLVGKTRDLGQGEEQVLIKEIPSVGIAFLGIASRKNGRMTAGVNEKGLVIVNAAASIVPHRSRRHLRLEKIFSRAASVEEALKIFRQEGMQSPIHYLLADPNNLILLEVYSPERFETRRISEGVLVHTNHFFLPGMKNMNGKIPKSSNTRLNRIHSLMQHQPFTISKFISFSQDHENGPGNLSICRHRPPEQKSGWLTVAALVIGLQERTSPEVWFRLGQPCEGDFQKASFPNI, from the coding sequence ATGAAACCAAGACGGATCATTTTCCTGATCGCTTTCCTCATCTTCGGCCTCGCCTTCTCTCTGGGCCAGGATATCTTGGCCTGTACCCTCTTTGCAGCTGCCGGCAGTTCGGTGCAAGGGGGCGGGGTTCTCGTTGGGAAAACCCGAGATCTGGGCCAAGGGGAAGAGCAGGTTCTTATAAAGGAAATTCCCTCCGTGGGAATTGCTTTTCTGGGCATCGCTTCCAGGAAAAACGGCCGTATGACCGCTGGAGTGAATGAGAAAGGGTTGGTCATCGTCAATGCCGCGGCCTCGATCGTTCCTCATCGGTCGCGTCGACATCTGCGTCTGGAGAAGATTTTCAGCCGGGCTGCTTCGGTTGAAGAAGCCTTAAAAATCTTCCGCCAGGAGGGGATGCAATCTCCGATCCACTACTTGCTGGCCGACCCCAATAACCTTATCCTCCTGGAAGTTTACAGCCCGGAACGCTTTGAAACCCGAAGAATTTCAGAAGGGGTTTTGGTCCATACCAATCATTTTTTTCTTCCAGGAATGAAAAACATGAACGGGAAGATTCCCAAAAGTTCAAACACCCGGTTGAATCGAATCCACTCCTTGATGCAGCATCAACCGTTTACGATCTCCAAGTTTATTTCTTTTTCCCAGGACCATGAAAACGGTCCGGGAAACCTTTCCATCTGCCGGCATCGTCCTCCGGAGCAGAAGTCTGGCTGGCTTACGGTTGCAGCCCTTGTCATTGGTCTACAAGAAAGAACCTCCCCGGAGGTCTGGTTCCGCCTGGGTCAACCCTGCGAAGGAGACTTTCAGAAGGCCTCCTTCCCCAATATTTAA